One window of Verrucomicrobiota bacterium genomic DNA carries:
- a CDS encoding TIGR03790 family protein, whose product MIAFFFRSLLWLASGFLLAGAAGAAPLPPEQVSIPERSVVIVYNQNLAESRVLAEYYAEKRKIPHEQLVALDCSQGETISRREFRETIESPLRETFTREGWWRLADTGEQGIQATRNRIRLLVLMRGVPLRIKREVSPELRETIAAAKAAGQTPPKEPLNEASVDSELALLGVFAAPAEGFVKNPFFEKDESFLKLPVAGMLLVGRLDGPSAKGVIRMIDEALAAEEGGLWGRAWLDVGGPHKKGDVWIEEIAQRNRLEGMPVFLDRNRATYPKQFPMRDAALYYGWYTTHRNGPLLSPDWRFKPGAVAIHIHSFSGATVRQANKHWAGPILAKGAAATVGNVWEPYLEMTNYLHVFNDRLLKGYSLIEASAMSVPVLSWMNVTLGDPLYRPFAKWHVLTSEVFSGSQDKAYRLARLDAKQSEGQGWKALQKRVAETARTIGSGDLFEAVAGWELLEAAPDGELILRNLLQARARWDDPADRLRVDLMEGDWLRRQGKTAEAGSFLGQVRSRYAEVPEVSALDEWLGQLTPQEE is encoded by the coding sequence ATGATCGCCTTTTTCTTTCGTTCTTTGCTTTGGCTGGCAAGCGGCTTCCTCTTGGCGGGGGCGGCCGGGGCGGCCCCTTTGCCTCCGGAGCAGGTCTCCATTCCCGAGAGAAGCGTGGTCATCGTCTACAACCAAAATCTGGCCGAGAGCCGGGTCTTGGCCGAGTATTATGCGGAGAAACGGAAGATCCCTCACGAGCAGTTGGTGGCGCTCGACTGCTCCCAGGGCGAGACCATCTCCCGCCGGGAGTTCCGCGAGACCATTGAAAGTCCCTTGCGAGAGACCTTCACCCGGGAGGGCTGGTGGAGGCTGGCGGACACTGGGGAGCAAGGCATCCAAGCCACTCGAAATCGCATCCGGCTCCTGGTGCTGATGCGAGGCGTGCCCCTCCGGATCAAGCGAGAGGTTTCCCCGGAATTGCGCGAGACGATCGCGGCGGCCAAGGCGGCCGGCCAAACGCCGCCCAAGGAGCCTCTCAATGAAGCCAGCGTCGATTCTGAACTGGCTCTCCTAGGGGTGTTCGCCGCGCCCGCGGAGGGCTTTGTGAAGAATCCCTTCTTTGAAAAAGACGAGTCCTTTCTCAAGCTCCCGGTGGCCGGAATGCTGCTGGTGGGGCGCTTGGACGGACCCAGCGCCAAGGGGGTCATCCGCATGATCGATGAGGCTCTGGCGGCCGAGGAGGGGGGGCTGTGGGGGCGGGCTTGGTTGGATGTCGGCGGGCCCCATAAGAAGGGGGATGTCTGGATCGAGGAGATCGCCCAGCGAAATCGGCTCGAAGGGATGCCGGTCTTTCTCGATCGCAACCGGGCCACCTACCCCAAGCAGTTTCCCATGCGGGACGCTGCCCTCTACTACGGCTGGTACACCACCCACCGGAACGGCCCGCTCCTCTCGCCGGATTGGCGTTTCAAGCCGGGGGCGGTGGCCATTCACATTCACTCCTTCAGTGGGGCCACGGTTCGCCAAGCCAACAAGCATTGGGCGGGGCCGATCCTAGCCAAGGGGGCGGCCGCCACGGTCGGGAACGTCTGGGAGCCCTACCTCGAGATGACCAATTACCTTCACGTTTTCAATGATCGGCTCCTGAAAGGCTACAGCTTGATCGAGGCCTCTGCCATGTCGGTTCCGGTTTTGTCCTGGATGAACGTGACCTTGGGCGATCCGCTCTACCGACCTTTTGCGAAATGGCACGTCCTGACGAGCGAGGTCTTCAGTGGCTCCCAGGACAAGGCCTATCGCTTGGCCCGCTTGGACGCCAAACAGTCCGAAGGCCAGGGGTGGAAGGCGCTCCAGAAGCGGGTGGCGGAGACGGCCCGGACCATTGGGAGTGGCGATCTTTTCGAGGCCGTCGCGGGTTGGGAGCTGCTGGAGGCGGCCCCGGATGGCGAGCTGATCCTGCGCAATCTCTTGCAAGCCCGCGCCCGCTGGGACGATCCCGCGGATCGGCTGCGGGTGGATTTGATGGAGGGCGATTGGTTGCGGCGGCAGGGCAAGACGGCCGAAGCGGGGTCCTTTCTCGGCCAAGTGCGCTCTCGCTATGCCGAGGTGCCCGAGGTTTCGGCGCTCGACGAGTGGCTGGGACAGCTGACGCCCCAGGAAGAGTGA